One stretch of Corvus moneduloides isolate bCorMon1 chromosome 16, bCorMon1.pri, whole genome shotgun sequence DNA includes these proteins:
- the RAB11FIP3 gene encoding rab11 family-interacting protein 3 isoform X4, translated as MGYTPEEEAPACPDEFDDFVTFEANEVTDSAYMGSESTYSECETFTDEDTSTLVQHEMHDEVETDSAIDSTVHSEFTDPIEEPEHGSHPHELALGSELSHSIVTVISGEEHFEDYGEGNEADLFPDPLCNGESSFGSSSFLSPSTNPLAAKLHSILADEAFEFYCSQCHKQINRLEDLSARLNDLEMNSPNKRLSSKKVARQLHQTSSLAVGVMEESYRENLDCTDEDITDKVVFLEKRVTELEKDTAANGEQHSRLRQENLQLVHRANALEEQLKEQELRADQTLLEEIKKQRELLSKMEREKSIEIENLQARLQQLDDENSELRSCVPCLRANIERLEEEKQKLLDEIEDLTVQLTEEQEKKRKMGDKLSQERHQFQKEKESTQELIEDLRKQLEHLQLFKLEAEQRRGRSSSMGLQEYNSRTRETELEQEIKQLKQDNRNLKEQNDELNGQIINLSIQGAKNLFSASFSESLAAEISSVSRDELMEAIQKQEEINFRLQDYIDRIIVAIMETNPSILEVK; from the exons GCAAATGAGGTGACTGACAGTGCCTACATGGGCTCGGAGAGCACCTACAGCGAGTGCGAGACCTTCACGGATGAGGACACCAGCACCCTGGTCCAGCACGAGATGCACGACGAGGTGGAGACCGACAGCGCCATCGACTCCACCGTGCACTCGGAATTCACGGATCCCATCGAGGAGCCGGAGCATGG atcccatccccACGAGCTGGCCCTGGGCTCCGAGCTCAGCCACTCCATCGTCACCGTCATCAGCGGGGAGGAGCATTTCGAGGATTACGGGGAAGGGAACGAGGCCGATCTGTTCCCAGACCCTTTGTGTAATGGGGAAAGCAGCTTTGGcagctcctccttcctctctcccag CACCAATCCGCTCGCTGCGAAACTGCACAGCATTCTCGCAGATGAAGCTTTTGAGTTTTACTGTAGCCAGTGCCACAAACAAATCAACCGCCTCGAGGATCTTTCTGCTCGCCTGAATGATCTTGAAATGAATAG CCCAAATAAAAGACTCTCCAGCAAGAAGGTGGCAAG GCAGCTGCACCAGACGAGCTCCTTGGCCGTGGGGGTGATGGAGGAATCCTACCGGGAGAACCTGGACTGCACGGACGAGGACATCACGGACAAG GTGGTGTTCCTGGAGAAGCGGGTGAcggagctggagaaggacacGGCTGCCAACGGGGAGCAGCACAGCCGCCTCCGGCAGGAGAACCTGCAGCTGGTGCACAG AGCAAACGCGCtcgaggagcagctgaaggagcaggagctgagggcagaTCAGACCCTGCTGGAGGAGATCAagaagcagagggagctgctcagcaaaatggagagggagaagagcaTAGAGATCGAGAACCTGCAGgccag gctgcagcagctggatgaCGAGAACAGCGAGCTGAGGTCCTGTGTCCCCTGTCTGAGAGCCAACATCGAGAGGCTTGAGGAG gagaagcagaagctgctggatGAGATCGAGGACCTCACTGTGCAGCTcactgaggagcaggagaaaaagaggaagatggGGGACAAGCTGAGTCAGGAGAGGCACCAGTTCCAGAAGGAGAAGGAGTCGACGCAGGAG CTCATCGAGGACctcaggaagcagctggagcaccTGCAGCTGTTCAAGCTGGAGGCGGAGCAGCGCCGGGGCCGGAGCAGCAGCATGGGGCTGCAGGAATACAACAGCAGGACACGGGAGacggagctggagcaggagatcAAGCAGCTCAAGCAG GATAACAGGAACCTGAAGGAGCAGAACGATGAACTGAACGGGCAGATCATCAACCTGAGCATCCAGGGAGCCAAGAACCTGTTCTCAGCCTCCTTCTCTGAgtccctggcagcagagatCAGCTCTGTCTCCAGAGATGAG ctcatgGAAGCAATCCAGAAGCAGGAGGAGATCAACTTCCGCCTGCAGGATTACATCGACCGGATCATCGTGGCCATCATGGAGACCAATCCCTCCATCCTGGAAGTCAAGTAA
- the RAB11FIP3 gene encoding rab11 family-interacting protein 3 isoform X3: MQETEIDPDSQLYDMGYTPEEEAPACPDEFDDFVTFEANEVTDSAYMGSESTYSECETFTDEDTSTLVQHEMHDEVETDSAIDSTVHSEFTDPIEEPEHGSHPHELALGSELSHSIVTVISGEEHFEDYGEGNEADLFPDPLCNGESSFGSSSFLSPSTNPLAAKLHSILADEAFEFYCSQCHKQINRLEDLSARLNDLEMNSPNKRLSSKKVARQLHQTSSLAVGVMEESYRENLDCTDEDITDKVVFLEKRVTELEKDTAANGEQHSRLRQENLQLVHRANALEEQLKEQELRADQTLLEEIKKQRELLSKMEREKSIEIENLQARLQQLDDENSELRSCVPCLRANIERLEEEKQKLLDEIEDLTVQLTEEQEKKRKMGDKLSQERHQFQKEKESTQELIEDLRKQLEHLQLFKLEAEQRRGRSSSMGLQEYNSRTRETELEQEIKQLKQDNRNLKEQNDELNGQIINLSIQGAKNLFSASFSESLAAEISSVSRDELMEAIQKQEEINFRLQDYIDRIIVAIMETNPSILEVK; this comes from the exons GCAAATGAGGTGACTGACAGTGCCTACATGGGCTCGGAGAGCACCTACAGCGAGTGCGAGACCTTCACGGATGAGGACACCAGCACCCTGGTCCAGCACGAGATGCACGACGAGGTGGAGACCGACAGCGCCATCGACTCCACCGTGCACTCGGAATTCACGGATCCCATCGAGGAGCCGGAGCATGG atcccatccccACGAGCTGGCCCTGGGCTCCGAGCTCAGCCACTCCATCGTCACCGTCATCAGCGGGGAGGAGCATTTCGAGGATTACGGGGAAGGGAACGAGGCCGATCTGTTCCCAGACCCTTTGTGTAATGGGGAAAGCAGCTTTGGcagctcctccttcctctctcccag CACCAATCCGCTCGCTGCGAAACTGCACAGCATTCTCGCAGATGAAGCTTTTGAGTTTTACTGTAGCCAGTGCCACAAACAAATCAACCGCCTCGAGGATCTTTCTGCTCGCCTGAATGATCTTGAAATGAATAG CCCAAATAAAAGACTCTCCAGCAAGAAGGTGGCAAG GCAGCTGCACCAGACGAGCTCCTTGGCCGTGGGGGTGATGGAGGAATCCTACCGGGAGAACCTGGACTGCACGGACGAGGACATCACGGACAAG GTGGTGTTCCTGGAGAAGCGGGTGAcggagctggagaaggacacGGCTGCCAACGGGGAGCAGCACAGCCGCCTCCGGCAGGAGAACCTGCAGCTGGTGCACAG AGCAAACGCGCtcgaggagcagctgaaggagcaggagctgagggcagaTCAGACCCTGCTGGAGGAGATCAagaagcagagggagctgctcagcaaaatggagagggagaagagcaTAGAGATCGAGAACCTGCAGgccag gctgcagcagctggatgaCGAGAACAGCGAGCTGAGGTCCTGTGTCCCCTGTCTGAGAGCCAACATCGAGAGGCTTGAGGAG gagaagcagaagctgctggatGAGATCGAGGACCTCACTGTGCAGCTcactgaggagcaggagaaaaagaggaagatggGGGACAAGCTGAGTCAGGAGAGGCACCAGTTCCAGAAGGAGAAGGAGTCGACGCAGGAG CTCATCGAGGACctcaggaagcagctggagcaccTGCAGCTGTTCAAGCTGGAGGCGGAGCAGCGCCGGGGCCGGAGCAGCAGCATGGGGCTGCAGGAATACAACAGCAGGACACGGGAGacggagctggagcaggagatcAAGCAGCTCAAGCAG GATAACAGGAACCTGAAGGAGCAGAACGATGAACTGAACGGGCAGATCATCAACCTGAGCATCCAGGGAGCCAAGAACCTGTTCTCAGCCTCCTTCTCTGAgtccctggcagcagagatCAGCTCTGTCTCCAGAGATGAG ctcatgGAAGCAATCCAGAAGCAGGAGGAGATCAACTTCCGCCTGCAGGATTACATCGACCGGATCATCGTGGCCATCATGGAGACCAATCCCTCCATCCTGGAAGTCAAGTAA
- the RAB11FIP3 gene encoding rab11 family-interacting protein 3 isoform X5 has product MSPQANEVTDSAYMGSESTYSECETFTDEDTSTLVQHEMHDEVETDSAIDSTVHSEFTDPIEEPEHGSHPHELALGSELSHSIVTVISGEEHFEDYGEGNEADLFPDPLCNGESSFGSSSFLSPSTNPLAAKLHSILADEAFEFYCSQCHKQINRLEDLSARLNDLEMNSPNKRLSSKKVARQLHQTSSLAVGVMEESYRENLDCTDEDITDKVVFLEKRVTELEKDTAANGEQHSRLRQENLQLVHRANALEEQLKEQELRADQTLLEEIKKQRELLSKMEREKSIEIENLQARLQQLDDENSELRSCVPCLRANIERLEEEKQKLLDEIEDLTVQLTEEQEKKRKMGDKLSQERHQFQKEKESTQELIEDLRKQLEHLQLFKLEAEQRRGRSSSMGLQEYNSRTRETELEQEIKQLKQDNRNLKEQNDELNGQIINLSIQGAKNLFSASFSESLAAEISSVSRDELMEAIQKQEEINFRLQDYIDRIIVAIMETNPSILEVK; this is encoded by the exons GCAAATGAGGTGACTGACAGTGCCTACATGGGCTCGGAGAGCACCTACAGCGAGTGCGAGACCTTCACGGATGAGGACACCAGCACCCTGGTCCAGCACGAGATGCACGACGAGGTGGAGACCGACAGCGCCATCGACTCCACCGTGCACTCGGAATTCACGGATCCCATCGAGGAGCCGGAGCATGG atcccatccccACGAGCTGGCCCTGGGCTCCGAGCTCAGCCACTCCATCGTCACCGTCATCAGCGGGGAGGAGCATTTCGAGGATTACGGGGAAGGGAACGAGGCCGATCTGTTCCCAGACCCTTTGTGTAATGGGGAAAGCAGCTTTGGcagctcctccttcctctctcccag CACCAATCCGCTCGCTGCGAAACTGCACAGCATTCTCGCAGATGAAGCTTTTGAGTTTTACTGTAGCCAGTGCCACAAACAAATCAACCGCCTCGAGGATCTTTCTGCTCGCCTGAATGATCTTGAAATGAATAG CCCAAATAAAAGACTCTCCAGCAAGAAGGTGGCAAG GCAGCTGCACCAGACGAGCTCCTTGGCCGTGGGGGTGATGGAGGAATCCTACCGGGAGAACCTGGACTGCACGGACGAGGACATCACGGACAAG GTGGTGTTCCTGGAGAAGCGGGTGAcggagctggagaaggacacGGCTGCCAACGGGGAGCAGCACAGCCGCCTCCGGCAGGAGAACCTGCAGCTGGTGCACAG AGCAAACGCGCtcgaggagcagctgaaggagcaggagctgagggcagaTCAGACCCTGCTGGAGGAGATCAagaagcagagggagctgctcagcaaaatggagagggagaagagcaTAGAGATCGAGAACCTGCAGgccag gctgcagcagctggatgaCGAGAACAGCGAGCTGAGGTCCTGTGTCCCCTGTCTGAGAGCCAACATCGAGAGGCTTGAGGAG gagaagcagaagctgctggatGAGATCGAGGACCTCACTGTGCAGCTcactgaggagcaggagaaaaagaggaagatggGGGACAAGCTGAGTCAGGAGAGGCACCAGTTCCAGAAGGAGAAGGAGTCGACGCAGGAG CTCATCGAGGACctcaggaagcagctggagcaccTGCAGCTGTTCAAGCTGGAGGCGGAGCAGCGCCGGGGCCGGAGCAGCAGCATGGGGCTGCAGGAATACAACAGCAGGACACGGGAGacggagctggagcaggagatcAAGCAGCTCAAGCAG GATAACAGGAACCTGAAGGAGCAGAACGATGAACTGAACGGGCAGATCATCAACCTGAGCATCCAGGGAGCCAAGAACCTGTTCTCAGCCTCCTTCTCTGAgtccctggcagcagagatCAGCTCTGTCTCCAGAGATGAG ctcatgGAAGCAATCCAGAAGCAGGAGGAGATCAACTTCCGCCTGCAGGATTACATCGACCGGATCATCGTGGCCATCATGGAGACCAATCCCTCCATCCTGGAAGTCAAGTAA
- the RAB11FIP3 gene encoding rab11 family-interacting protein 3 isoform X6: MAACVCSQPLGKTACFGLACLSHPHELALGSELSHSIVTVISGEEHFEDYGEGNEADLFPDPLCNGESSFGSSSFLSPSTNPLAAKLHSILADEAFEFYCSQCHKQINRLEDLSARLNDLEMNSPNKRLSSKKVARQLHQTSSLAVGVMEESYRENLDCTDEDITDKVVFLEKRVTELEKDTAANGEQHSRLRQENLQLVHRANALEEQLKEQELRADQTLLEEIKKQRELLSKMEREKSIEIENLQARLQQLDDENSELRSCVPCLRANIERLEEEKQKLLDEIEDLTVQLTEEQEKKRKMGDKLSQERHQFQKEKESTQELIEDLRKQLEHLQLFKLEAEQRRGRSSSMGLQEYNSRTRETELEQEIKQLKQDNRNLKEQNDELNGQIINLSIQGAKNLFSASFSESLAAEISSVSRDELMEAIQKQEEINFRLQDYIDRIIVAIMETNPSILEVK; the protein is encoded by the exons ATGGCAGCCTGCGTGTGCTCCCAGCCTCTGGGGAAAACCGCCTGCTTCGGACTCGCCTGCCT atcccatccccACGAGCTGGCCCTGGGCTCCGAGCTCAGCCACTCCATCGTCACCGTCATCAGCGGGGAGGAGCATTTCGAGGATTACGGGGAAGGGAACGAGGCCGATCTGTTCCCAGACCCTTTGTGTAATGGGGAAAGCAGCTTTGGcagctcctccttcctctctcccag CACCAATCCGCTCGCTGCGAAACTGCACAGCATTCTCGCAGATGAAGCTTTTGAGTTTTACTGTAGCCAGTGCCACAAACAAATCAACCGCCTCGAGGATCTTTCTGCTCGCCTGAATGATCTTGAAATGAATAG CCCAAATAAAAGACTCTCCAGCAAGAAGGTGGCAAG GCAGCTGCACCAGACGAGCTCCTTGGCCGTGGGGGTGATGGAGGAATCCTACCGGGAGAACCTGGACTGCACGGACGAGGACATCACGGACAAG GTGGTGTTCCTGGAGAAGCGGGTGAcggagctggagaaggacacGGCTGCCAACGGGGAGCAGCACAGCCGCCTCCGGCAGGAGAACCTGCAGCTGGTGCACAG AGCAAACGCGCtcgaggagcagctgaaggagcaggagctgagggcagaTCAGACCCTGCTGGAGGAGATCAagaagcagagggagctgctcagcaaaatggagagggagaagagcaTAGAGATCGAGAACCTGCAGgccag gctgcagcagctggatgaCGAGAACAGCGAGCTGAGGTCCTGTGTCCCCTGTCTGAGAGCCAACATCGAGAGGCTTGAGGAG gagaagcagaagctgctggatGAGATCGAGGACCTCACTGTGCAGCTcactgaggagcaggagaaaaagaggaagatggGGGACAAGCTGAGTCAGGAGAGGCACCAGTTCCAGAAGGAGAAGGAGTCGACGCAGGAG CTCATCGAGGACctcaggaagcagctggagcaccTGCAGCTGTTCAAGCTGGAGGCGGAGCAGCGCCGGGGCCGGAGCAGCAGCATGGGGCTGCAGGAATACAACAGCAGGACACGGGAGacggagctggagcaggagatcAAGCAGCTCAAGCAG GATAACAGGAACCTGAAGGAGCAGAACGATGAACTGAACGGGCAGATCATCAACCTGAGCATCCAGGGAGCCAAGAACCTGTTCTCAGCCTCCTTCTCTGAgtccctggcagcagagatCAGCTCTGTCTCCAGAGATGAG ctcatgGAAGCAATCCAGAAGCAGGAGGAGATCAACTTCCGCCTGCAGGATTACATCGACCGGATCATCGTGGCCATCATGGAGACCAATCCCTCCATCCTGGAAGTCAAGTAA